The Mugil cephalus isolate CIBA_MC_2020 chromosome 19, CIBA_Mcephalus_1.1, whole genome shotgun sequence genome has a window encoding:
- the pde6b gene encoding rod cGMP-specific 3',5'-cyclic phosphodiesterase subunit beta — translation MGVQKEDVEKFLKGNPDFAKKYFAKKMNPSSISSISGLPEKQIDFGQFQELSQVEEGKIMYDLIKDMQESINMEKVVFKILKRLSALIHADCCSLFMYRQRNGIGELATRLFNVNTESELDDCVVPPDSEIVYPLDMGIVGHVALTKKTVNVKDVTQSQHFSSFVDELTEYQTKNVLATPILNGKDMVAVIMAINKTTGPHFTDEDEDLFLKYLKVASLNLKIYHLSYLHNCETRKGQLLLWSANKVFEELTDIERQFHKALYTVRAYLNCDRYSVGLLDMTKEKEFFDIWPVLMGEQAPYSGPVTPDGREVIFYKVIDYILHGKEDIKVIPGPPADHWALSSGLPTYVAESGFICNIMNAAADETFQFQKEPLDSSGWTIKNVLSLPIVNKKEEIVGVATFYNRKDGKPFDDQDEQLMEALTQFLGWSVLNTDTYDKMNKLENRKDIAQDMVLYHVKCRDDEIQNILNTREVYNTEPRECEEEELLAILKKDLPPLIKKFEIYEFRFSDFNCTEMELVKCGIQMYYEVGVVKKFQVPQEVLVRFMYSVSKGYRKITYHNWRHGFNVGQTMFTLLTTGMLKRYYTDLEVMAMITAGFLHDIDHRGTNNLYQVKSGNPLAKLHGSSILERHHLEFGKFLLADESLNIYQNLNRRQVEHVIHLMDIAIIATDLALYFKKRTMFQKIVDLSHTYEDEKKWVDFMSLETTRKEIVMAMMMTACDLSAITKPWEVQSKVALSVAAEFWEQGDLERTVLEQQPIPMMDRNKAAELPKLQCGFIDFVCTFVYKEFTRFHPQIQPMLDGILNNRKEWSAKKDEYEAKLKAMEEEKAAMEAAAATKVANNTGGGGSGSKTCSVS, via the exons ATGGGTGTGCAAAAGGAAGACGTGGAAAAGTTCCTTAAAGGAAACCCTGACTTTGCTAAAAAGTACTTTGCCAAGAAGATGAATCCTTCGTCCATATCGTCGATATCAGGACTCCCTGAGAAACAGATCGACTTTGGTCAGTTTCAGGAGCTCAGTCAG GTTGAAGAGGGCAAAATCATGTATGACCTGATCAAAGACATGCAAGAGAGCATTAACATGGAAAAGGTGGTGTTCAAGATCCTGAAGAGACTCAGCGCGCTCATCCACGCCGACTGCTGCAGCCTGTTCATGTACCGGCAGCGGAACGGCATCGGGGAGCTCGCCACGAGGCTCTTCAACGTTAACACTGAGTCAGAGCTGGACGACTGTGTGGTGCCACCAGACTCTGAGATTGTCTACCCGCTGGACATGGGAATAGTCGGCCATGTGGCCCTGACCAAGAAGACCGTTAATGTTAAAGATGTCACACAG AGCCAGCACTTCAGCTCCTTCGTAGACGAACTCACAGAATATCAGACCAAGAACGTTTTGGCAACTCCCATCCTCAACGGCAAAGACATGGTTGCGGTGATCATGGCGATAAACAAGACCACAGGACCTCACTTCACTGACGAGGATGAAGAT ctttttttaaagTATCTGAAAGTTGCCTCTCTGAACTTGAAGATCTAccacctgagctacctgcacaACTGTGAGACACGTAAAGGACAG ctgctgctgtggtctgcCAACAAGGTATTTGAGGAGCTGACGGACATCGAGCGACAGTTCCACAAAGCCTTGTACACAGTCCGAGCCTACCTCAACTGTGACCGCTACTCTGTTGGCTTGCTAGACATGACGAAGGAAAAG GAGTTCTTTGACATCTGGCCAGTGTTGATGGGAGAGCAGGCACCTTACTCTGGCCCTGTGACCCCTGATGGCAGG GAAGTTATATTCTACAAGGTGATTGATTATATATTGCACGGAAAAGAAGACATCAAAGTAATAcc GGGTCCTCCTGCAGATCATTGGGCTTTGAGTAGTGGCCTCCCTACTTATGTTGCTGAGAGTGGTTTT ATCTGTAACATTATGAATGCAGCTGCAGACGAAACGTTCCAGTTTCAG AAAGAGCCGCTGGACAGCAGCGGCTGGACCATAAAAAATGTTCTATCGCTGCCAATCGTCAACAAAAAGGAAGAGATAGTCGGTGTGGCCACGTTTTACAACAGGAAAGATGGAAAACCCTTTGACGATCAGGATGAGCAGCTCATGGAG GCTTTGACTCAGTTCCTAGGATGGTCAGTTTTGAACACGGACACTTACGACAAGATGAACAAGCTGGAGAACCGCAAAGACATTGCTCAGGACATGGTGCTCTACCATGTCAAGTGTCGGGATGACGAGATTCAGAATATCCTG AACACGAGAGAGGTCTATAACACGGAACCCAGAGAgtgtgaagaggaggagctgctagCTATCCTG AAAAAAGACCTCCCTCCACTGATTAAGAAGTTTGAGATCTACGAGTTCCGCTTTTCAGATTTTAACTGCACAGAGATGGAGCTGGTGAAGTGCGGGATCCAGATGTACTACGAGGTCGGAGTGGTCAAGAAGTTCCAGGTCCCTCAAGAG GTGCTGGTTCGTTTCATGTACTCAGTCAGTAAAGGCTACAGAAAAATCACCTACCACAACTGGCGCCATGGCTTTAACGTGGGCCAGACCATGTTCACACTATTAACg ACAGGGATGTTGAAGCGCTACTACACTGACTTGGAGGTTATGGCTATGATAACTGCAGGATTCCTGCATGATATtgatcacagagggacaaacaactTGTACCAGGTCAA ATCTGGGAACCCTCTGGCCAAGTTACACGGCTCCTCCATCTTGGAACGACACCATTTAGAGTTTGGAAAGTTCCTCCTGGCTGAtgaa TCACTGAACATCTACCAGAACCTGAACAGGCGACAAGTGGAACACGTGATTCATCTCATGGACATCGCCATCATCGCCACCGATCTGGCTCTTTACTTCAA GAAGAGAACCATGTTCCAAAAGATCGTAGACCTTTCACACACGTATGAGGACGAAAAGAAGTGGGTCGATTTCATGTCTCTGGAGACAACCAGAAAAGAGATCGTCAT GGCCATGATGATGACTGCGTGTGACTTGTCCGCCATCACTAAGCCCTGGGAAGTACAGAGCAAG GTCGCTTTGTCTGTGGCAGCAGAGTTTTGGGAGCAGGGTGACCTGGAGAGGACTGTACTCGAACAACAACCCatt CCCATGATGGACAGGAACAAGGCTGCAGAACTTCCAAAGCTACAGTGTGGTTTCATTGACTTTGTCTGCACGTTTGTCTACAAG gAGTTTACTCGCTTCCACCCGCAAATCCAGCCGATGCTGGACGGCATCTTAAACAACAGGAAGGAGTGGAGCGCTAAGAAAGACGAGTACGAGGCTAAACTCAAAGccatggaggaagaaaaggctgcaatggaggcagcagcagctactAAAG TTGCAAACAACACCGGTGGTGGAGGGTCGGGCTCCAAGACCTGCTCCGTGAGCTAA
- the rbp4l gene encoding retinol binding protein 4, like, translated as MGSSKLALLLVFVSCVERCLSASCVVDSFSVKQDFDPKRYAGKWYALQKKDPEGLFLQDNISAEYTIDDDGSMTASSKGRVTLFGFWVVCADMAAQYSVPDPTTPGKMFMNYQGLASYLSSGGDNYWVIDTDYDNYAITYACRTVKDDGSCEDGYALVFSRNPRGLPPAIQRVVRQKQEDICMAGQFQPVLQSGAC; from the exons aTGGGATCCTCTAAGCTGGCCCTGCTGCTGGTCTTTGTGTCCTGCGTGGAGCGCTGCCTGTCTGCCTCCTGTGTTGTTGACAGCTTCTCAGTCAAACAGGACTTTGACCCCAAGAGG TATGCAGGCAAGTGGTACGCGCTGCAGAAGAAAGACCCTGAGGGGTTGTTCCTGCAGGACAACATCTCAGCCGAGTACACCATTGACGACGATGGCTCCATGACTGCCTCCTCCAAGGGCCGTGTCACCCTGTTTGG TTTCTGGGTTGTGTGCGCTGACATGGCCGCTCAGTACTCCGTCCCCGACCCTACCACCCCCGGCAAGATGTTCATGAACTACCAGGGACTGGCCAGCTACCTGTCCAGTGGAG GTGACAACTACTGGGTGATCGACACCGACTATGACAACTACGCCATCACTTACGCCTGCCGCACCGTGAAAGACGACGGCAGTTGTGAGGATGGTTATGCCCTGGTGTTCTCCAGGAACCCCCGTGGCCTGCCTCCTGCCATCCAGCGTGTCGTCCGTCAGAAACAGGAAGACATCTGCATGGCTGGACAGTTCCAACCTGTCCTGCAGTCTGGAGCCTGCTGA
- the si:ch211-243g18.2 gene encoding keratin, type I cytoskeletal 18, which produces MASSISMRSYSMGRQPSFSSRSLMDTSRSRSRASVSFSAANPLTRSASIGQDLNGPIGLQLNGLHGNSTNEKEAMQSLNSRLANYLDKVRSLERSNADLEMKIKQMMLDRIPKGHDLDSMMAQAHAVEQEVRKKTLENARLMLEIDNAKLAADDFRIKWETELVMCQSVERDCVALKKAKTDHEQIIASLRGDLDSLKEELYFLKKNHEEELEQMKSRIARDEVNVEVDSATGPELGTVLSELRSQYEGIVKKNKEQAEQWYRKKLETVHNEVKESNEALRGAQGELTERQRFLQTLEVELESLHKQIAALEGNLGETGQKYSSEMERLQATLSQLEDDLSQLRLDMQRTKTDYEQLLRIKQNLEMEIATYRRLLEGEETVKEVPPPPKKEPDVRTRKIVKVVTQTMVNGKVVDESSEVEQIEETKK; this is translated from the exons ATGGCCTCCAGTATCTCCATGAGAAGCTACTCCATGGGCCGCCAGCCGTCCTTCTCCAGTCGCTCTCTCATGGACACGAGCCGGTCTCGCTCCCGCGCCTCCGTCTCTTTCTCGGCGGCCAACCCGCTGACCCGGTCGGCCTCCATCGGACAGGACCTGAACGGGCCGATCGGCCTCCAGCTCAACGGGCTGCACGGCAACAGCACCAACGAGAAGGAAGCCATGCAGAGCCTCAACAGCCGGCTGGCCAACTACCTGGACAAG GTGCGTTCCTTGGAGCGCTCCAATGCCGACCTGGAGATGAAAATTAAGCAGATGATGCTCGACCGCATTCCCAAAGGTCACGACCTGGACTCCATGATGGCCCAGGCTCACGCGGTTGAGCAAGAG GTGAGGAAGAAGACCTTGGAAAACGCTCGCCTCATGCTAGAGATCGACAACGCTAAACTGGCCGCTGATGACTTCAGAATCAA GTGGGAGACTGAGCTGGTGATGTGTCAGTCTGTGGAGCGAGACTGCGTTGCTCTGAAAAAGGCCAAGACCGACCACGAGCAGATCATCGCCTCTCTGAGGGGAGATTTGGACAGCCTGAAAGAAGAGCTGTACTTCCTCAAGAAAAACCACGAGGAG GAGCTTGAGCAGATGAAGTCCCGTATTGCCAGGGATGAGGTGAACGTGGAGGTGGACTCCGCCACCGGACCCGAGCTGGGCACCGTTCTGTCCGAGCTGCGTTCCCAGTACGAGGGGATCgtcaagaagaacaaggagCAAGCGGAGCAGTGGTACCGCAAGAAG CTGGAGACGGTGCACAATGAGGTGAAGGAGAGCAACGAGGCTCTGAGGGGAGCCCAGGGAGAGCTGACCGAGAGGCAGCGCTTCCTGCAGACCctggaggtggagctggagagTCTGCACAAACAG ATAGCAGCTCTGGAGGGTAACCTGGGTGAGACCGGTCAGAAGTATTCTTCTGAGATGGAGAGGCTGCAGGCCACCCTGAGCCAGCTGGAGGACGACCTGTCTCAGCTCAGGCTGGACATGCAGCGCACCAAGACCGACTACGAGCAGCTCCTCCGCATCAAGCAGAACCTGGAAATGGAGATCGCCACCTACAGGCGCCtgctggaaggagaggagac AGTCAAAGAAGTTCCTCCTCCACCAAAAA AGGAGCCTGATGTGCGCACCAGGAAGATTGTGAAGGTGGTGACCCAGACGATGGTCAACGGCAAGGTGGTGGACGAATCCAGCGAGGTGGAGCAGATCGAGGAGACGAAGAAGTAG